The Osmerus eperlanus chromosome 25, fOsmEpe2.1, whole genome shotgun sequence DNA window CACCTGTGTTGTTGCCGGCAATCAGGCACAGCAACAATGTTGTTGTTGAAACTTGGCTAATGTTTGCCAGCTTCACCCTCTGATTTGCTGCTGACTCCTTCCATACAGGAGCTGTTGTGCTTTCATACCTGGCCCTGTAGCTGCTGTGAATTCATCCCATTCATTGTCTCACCCTGTGCTGTCTGGTGCTTTACAGTTAGTTCGTTGTTTTTTAAGGTCTGTTGTTGCTTATgttttttattgtttgtttcttttcttttttactgtttttatggtctttttttttaaagaaaaaagtCACTTTGCTTTGTGACCTGGCTATGATAGGTGCTATATTACTGTGATAGGTCCTGGACTACCCCAGACtaccctgcctctgtccctgcctcggtCATTGGACACCCATTCCACTGTGCCCTCAGTGACATTACCATACTTGCATAATGTTGCACAACATTACACAAGATTGCTGCCAGTGTTTAGATTCCTGTAAggactcacataccccacattAGAGGAGCTCTATAAACAGCCGTGTGCCACATGCAGAACCCTCCATTCCCTGGTGTGTTGTGATGTACTCATTTCCTGTTTTGCATGGTTAAAATGTCAAAAATGAATACTCATTACCGCTCCGACAAACCATGGGAAGTTGATTGCTCACCTTGTTTTCGATGCTTTCATGCAATACTTTGAATAGGGATATTTGGGATTCTGGTGGTTGTGCGAATGGTCAACAAACATTCCTAAGATAACGTCTGTCAGGGTAAGTTGACAATATCCCGGTGGCACAGACGGTCGTGTCGGTCGGTCAATAgatagagtgaaagaaagaaagagtgatagatagatagatagacaggcatatagacagacagatagactgatagagagatagacaaaTACATAGATACATAGATGCATAGATGCATAAATAGACATAGATAGATGCATACCTAGACATACTTCTCCCGGTAAACAAGATCAGAGCAGTCAATTGCATCAGCAATATCCAACTCTCTTACAGTACTCCTGCAGGTGTGTTGACAGCAATCAGCAGATGAAGGAAGCCAAGTGTGAAAATGCGGGACACACACGTAACAGGATGACCTTTAGCTGTAATGATTGTTTATGTCTCCTATCTGACAACAGGAGCAGCCTTGACACAGTTTCAAGTGTTATGCAACACATGAACGAGATGTCCCTGTCAGCACTCCATTAGAGACTGAATCCTGACTATTGGTTTTATGATCAATCTGCACTAAACAAGAAAAAGGCACGTTAGATAACAACTCCACCTCTCCTAGATCATTAAACTGCAAAAGAAaaagacaacaagagagcattCTGAGAGCACTTTAATATTGAATACAGGACCCGGCCATAGAAAGTGCTTGACATCATATTCCGAGCTGCAACAGCTACAGAGGGTGCCTGAGACACAGAGGGGTCGACGGGAACATGGTACGACCCGGGACCATGCAGAGACAATGATGGAGTCAACCATGCATGGACGGGAGGGGGCACAACACAACAGGAACCCCTTTACCTCATCGCAAATGACGCAAACAACTGTTACAGCACACTTTCTAACTAGGCGATTAACTTTCTCGATGCTTGGACTGGGTAAGAACAGACTGTAGCGATCGAGGCAGCATGCGATCACATGGTGCTGTATACCGTGTCTCTGTCCAGGAATAGTCTAGACCAACTGGGAGCACATTCAAACAGGGATGTATATATTTGGAGACTGTATTTTCAGTTCACACTAAGTCTGTGGCCAAACACTTCTGCAGAGCTGTGATGGTTTGTGTCTCGATAAGGAGTCTTGGCTTTAAGGGAGACTTGACTGTGAAGAGATGACCTTTGCCCCCAGTTAAATTTAGCGGTCCTTTGTTATGATGGATACTGAAGGCATGGATTGGAGCCAAGGTCGGACACCAGGGACCCCATATCCGTTTCCCTGTAGAGAGATCTCattgtgtgctctctctctctctgtctcaaccCTCGAGTACTTTTGGGTCATAAATATGCTTTTTTGTTTTAGCTTCCCTTTCTGGAACAGCGTGAATATTATGTCTCCAGCCGTAACTGTCATGCCAGCCAGAGACAACTAGCAATCCTGTGGCGACAgtgctcagacacacagacaaaagaaaacattacaaaggagaagtgagggtgagggtcagggtATTGTTCAGATCATCATCGTTGGTCAATGCCAAATACCAAGCATTCCATGCCAAGGTCAAAGTTTGTTCCATGTAAGCCCAAGAGACTGTCGACATACCAGTCCCAATCCAGAGAGAAATAATGCAGCTCTCTCGGCTCATCCATATTAGGAAGGGAAAACACATAACCCATAGGCGAaaatcccgggggggggggggggacccccccatcctgggaaaaattggatttgtcccccccaataaatcactgtaaacataaggccatttaaataatattaataatatacatttaacataatacaatgtaggctatgtgttacagcagtaattttggtgtccccctcaggaattgctcttgagaaaatgttatATAATTGTAGcccccaaaattgatagcagattttcagCACTCACGTAAGCCACACTTGCCAGCGTTGGAGACTTCCTCTCCAATTGAAGGGTTATAAATACTAGGGAACTGTAGGTCCAATTGGATACCAGTAAACATTCAAGATATGAGCACAGGAAGTTTGTGTAAAGAAGAAAGTGGATATTAATACCGCTCTTAGGAACACCCATCAAGCCTTATCAACAGACATCAGCATAGGTCAACCACAAGTCCACCACCTACACCACCCTCTTCTGGGGCAGtccccacctcacacactcacatatacacacacacacacacacacacacacacaacagaacgGTAAGCACAGAGGGCTTGTTGGCATATTGCATCTATATTCGTCTTGGAAACTGTAATAAAATGCCTAACACCCTATTGCTTGAACAAATTACAATCTGTTTGTTCATGAGGACAAAGAAAAGTTAGAGAAGCTAGTCTTGGGGGGATGGCTGGCCAGATACACGTTTCCCAGAAGGGTTTGAGAGTCAAACGTTTCTCACCAATATAAACTACTAACTGTCTGATTTCCTGTAGATACAGAGGGGAAAATAAGAAAAACTTTCATTGACATAATGTTTGGAGGAATGTACTAGTAGGTCTATGAGGATTCCTGAAATAGCTACTAAACTATTCTGTTCTCATCTTCAGAAGACGCTCTTGAATAATTTACAGGATTAAGTGTTCAGGTCTTAAACAAAAATAACAATTTACATAATGCTTTATATGACTTTGCTTTACTGTGTGAGCTCACAAATCTATTAAAAGAATAGATTTGAAAGAACAATCTGAAATGGACATTATACAATACATTAATATATTATACATAACAAATTCGTTAATGTTTTGTATGACAACAAGATGCCAACGGCAACATAATGTTTACACATAGACGTTTATCGTGCTTCTCGGTGCACTGGGTTGAAGTTAGTTTTTGGCAATCTCATCTCATAATTTCTGACCGGGCGCAGTTCTGCTCGGTATTGTGCTAACAACGGAAAGAGGCGGTTCCTCCGGGAGCGTAACACAACCAGTGATGTCACTTCTGGAAGTGGGTCTTGTTACGAGCGCCCATAGCAGCCCTTAAATACCGCGGGCTGATGTCTCACTGCTCACTCACTCCGAGCTCTATCGCAGTCGCGTCAAGTTCCTTACAACAGGCAACGGCGTGGTCTTAACAGCTTTGGGGGAGCACTAAACCTGTTCAGACAAGATGTCTACCTACGTCTCATCCGACTCCAGCCGTGTCAGCCCTTCGGTTCATGGGAACAAATTTGACACCGCTTACCGCAAGAAAGCCGTGCCCAACATTTTCGAGAACGTCAACCAAGACTCACTGATGAGGCTGTTCCAGAAAACAGGGGACATGAaggcggaggagagggtgagaagcATCTTCTCCTTCACCCAAGACCCGGAGGAGACAGCCAAAGCCCTGATGGCGCTTAAGCAGCGAAAGAAGGACAAGTTCCTCCAGATTGCAGGCATGGTTCGCCACCTGCTCAAACTGCGTTGACTGCTTATTGGCTCTCAGCTCCGCATGAGCTGAAACGATGTGCACTAACATACGATGTGAGCGTTAACTTGACAGGTGACACGAGCCTGTCGCCGGCCGAGAAGCGGCATGGATGTACAGTCAAGCCAGTGGCCTCTCGCGTGGGGCTAATCGGTGAAGATGAGATGAACTCCGTGCTAAATGACCGGACTCGCGCGGACACAGCgcgatggagggatagagaaagggaggtggaATGATGCGGAATACCTGCGTGAGACCAGTCCCCAGTAACAAACAAGGAGGCTCAAGCAAACGCTCTCCATCAGACTTATGCATTCTTGTGGATGCGAGACTGCTTTGCACCTCATAGGTGCTGATTTCCCACAACTGTGATCGTCAGACTGCAGCCGAAGACACTGCCTTGAATTGCCTGTTCTGAGAACAAACAGTATGCCTTGTCTGTATCAGTTTCACGTTGTGCTACATGCTAACACTGTTTATTGGTGGCCACTAACGTATATTTGCCACAAACATGTTATAGCGTCATGACATACATTTATGTCCCATGTCTTTTTTGCAATGTCTTTCAATAAATTATTACACATTAACCTACGTTTGCTGTCCTTATCCTTCTTTATTGAGTCCTCTGGTATTTTACAGAATATCCTGAGCTAACACAGGGTATGGTGTGATGAATCCATTTTCTGAAAATGAGGTGAATTCCTCAATCTTCCTAGTTGAGGTAAATGTGTTTGAAATGGTGTGTTACACCACTGATAAGGACAACCGAAAACAGGCCTATATTGAGATGTACTTACTTATAGGCCTGCATTGAGCCTATATTGTACCAAACAATGTACAGTTCAGTTTTTCAATAGTATATATCATTTTGACACACAGACCTATTGAGCCACTTGTGTTGCTTCTTACTATTAAATCAGGTAACTATTTCGAATACATTTCATGTGAAATCTGACAGCTCAGATATTGTGGTGGACCATTTTTGTAtgaacatttttgaaaatctaAATTGTATTATAAATAGTGGTAATGAAATACCATGAAATAGCCAGTCTGAGTGCAGACGATTGATTCATGTCATCCAGAAC harbors:
- the tcima gene encoding transcriptional and immune response regulator a, with translation MSTYVSSDSSRVSPSVHGNKFDTAYRKKAVPNIFENVNQDSLMRLFQKTGDMKAEERVRSIFSFTQDPEETAKALMALKQRKKDKFLQIAGMVRHLLKLR